Proteins co-encoded in one Schaalia radingae genomic window:
- a CDS encoding DNA gyrase/topoisomerase IV subunit B, giving the protein MVSSDASTYSARHLSVLEGLEAVRKRPGMYIGSTDHRGLMHCLWEIIDNAVDEALEGYCDRIEVRLHPDHSASVHDNGRGVPVDTVPSVGLSGVEVVYTKLHAGGKFGGGSYASSGGLHGVGASVVNALSARMDVQVDRSSKTYQMCFRRGEPGEFDDSRQRTPNSPFSPYTQSSRLQTVGKVKRGVTGTRVRFWADFQIFPSSEGFSWDNLIARARQTAFLVPGLTIACWDERTTNEDGEPLHEEFRFDGGVVDFVDWLSTDGPVTATWHVTGEGTYNETVQQLDPDTGHLAPVEVERTCQVDCALRWGIGYDTQVQSFVNIIATPKGGTHLAGFDQALLKVMRAHVEKNARRLKVTAKDGRLEKDDVMAGLSAVVTVRFPEPQFEGQTKEVLGTPQIRTVVNRVVTDALESTLKSSKRDVKQQVQALAEKVVGEMKARVSARVHKEISRRKNALETSSLPAKLADCRSEDVEHCELFIVEGDSALGTAKAARDSRFQALFPIRGKILNTQKASTAEMLSNAECANIIQVIGAGSGRTFDIDQARYGKVILMTDADVDGAHIRTLLLTLFFRYMRPMVESGRVYAAVPPLHRIELPAHGKKPRDYVYTYSEEELHSTLRELRKVRRTWKEPIQRYKGLGEMDADQLAETTMDPRHRSLRRVTLADEEALREAEDVFELLMGSVVAPRRDFIVEGAHQVDRERIDA; this is encoded by the coding sequence GTGGTGAGTTCAGACGCTTCAACCTATTCCGCACGGCACCTGTCAGTCCTGGAGGGACTGGAAGCTGTGCGCAAACGCCCCGGCATGTATATCGGATCCACCGATCACAGGGGGTTGATGCACTGTCTGTGGGAAATCATCGATAACGCAGTCGATGAAGCGCTTGAAGGGTACTGTGACCGCATCGAAGTGCGCTTGCACCCGGATCATTCCGCATCCGTCCACGACAATGGTCGAGGCGTCCCTGTCGACACGGTTCCGTCAGTTGGCTTGTCCGGCGTGGAAGTGGTGTACACGAAGCTGCACGCAGGCGGTAAGTTCGGCGGCGGCTCCTACGCCTCGTCCGGCGGTTTGCACGGCGTGGGCGCATCTGTCGTCAACGCCTTATCCGCACGTATGGATGTGCAGGTCGACCGCTCCTCGAAGACCTATCAGATGTGCTTCAGACGCGGCGAGCCAGGGGAGTTTGATGATTCGCGCCAGCGCACCCCGAACTCACCGTTCAGCCCCTATACGCAATCCTCGCGCCTGCAAACTGTCGGTAAAGTCAAGCGCGGTGTGACAGGCACGCGCGTGCGTTTCTGGGCAGATTTTCAGATCTTTCCTTCCTCTGAAGGCTTTTCGTGGGACAACCTGATTGCCCGCGCACGCCAGACCGCGTTCCTCGTTCCCGGCCTGACGATCGCCTGCTGGGATGAGCGCACCACTAACGAGGACGGCGAACCGCTGCACGAAGAATTCCGTTTTGACGGCGGCGTCGTTGACTTCGTTGACTGGCTTTCCACCGATGGGCCTGTCACTGCAACGTGGCATGTCACCGGCGAGGGAACCTATAACGAAACCGTCCAGCAACTCGATCCTGACACCGGACACCTCGCACCTGTCGAAGTGGAGCGCACCTGCCAGGTGGATTGCGCATTGAGGTGGGGAATTGGCTACGACACTCAGGTGCAGTCTTTCGTCAACATTATTGCCACACCGAAAGGCGGCACTCATCTGGCCGGTTTCGACCAGGCACTGTTGAAAGTGATGCGCGCCCACGTTGAGAAGAACGCGCGCCGCCTGAAAGTGACGGCCAAGGACGGTCGCCTGGAGAAGGACGATGTCATGGCGGGGCTGTCCGCTGTGGTGACTGTGCGATTCCCCGAGCCGCAATTTGAAGGCCAGACCAAGGAAGTTTTGGGTACTCCGCAGATCCGCACCGTCGTCAACCGCGTGGTGACCGACGCTCTGGAATCCACGTTGAAATCCAGTAAGCGCGACGTGAAGCAACAGGTGCAGGCTCTGGCTGAGAAAGTCGTGGGTGAGATGAAGGCGCGCGTGTCGGCGCGTGTTCACAAGGAAATTTCGCGGCGCAAGAACGCTCTTGAAACATCGTCCCTGCCTGCCAAGCTGGCAGACTGCCGCTCCGAAGATGTCGAGCACTGCGAACTGTTCATCGTCGAGGGCGACTCGGCACTGGGCACCGCGAAAGCGGCGCGAGATTCACGCTTCCAGGCACTGTTCCCCATTCGTGGCAAGATCCTCAACACGCAGAAAGCATCGACTGCTGAGATGCTCTCCAATGCTGAATGCGCGAACATTATCCAGGTCATCGGTGCTGGCTCCGGCCGCACATTCGACATTGACCAGGCACGGTACGGCAAAGTCATCCTCATGACGGATGCGGACGTCGATGGCGCGCACATCCGCACGCTGCTCCTGACGCTCTTTTTCCGCTACATGCGTCCGATGGTGGAAAGCGGGCGAGTGTACGCGGCCGTGCCGCCGCTGCATCGCATCGAGCTGCCCGCACACGGCAAGAAGCCACGAGATTACGTGTACACCTATTCCGAAGAGGAACTGCACAGCACACTGCGTGAGCTCAGGAAAGTACGGCGCACATGGAAGGAACCTATTCAGCGTTACAAGGGCCTGGGCGAGATGGATGCTGACCAGTTGGCTGAAACCACGATGGATCCGCGTCACCGTTCCCTTCGACGTGTCACGCTGGCCGACGAAGAGGCATTGCGTGAAGCTGAGGACGTGTTCGAATTGCTCATGGGGTCGGTGGTTGCCCCGCGGCGTGACTTCATCGTCGAGGGTGCACATCAGGTTGATCGTGAGCGAATTGACGCGTGA
- a CDS encoding GNAT family N-acetyltransferase has protein sequence MTGLADRVCPPAQASYPGPHLGLRWRSILPQDGPAVYRLILEIEDHDHAIHRTSLRDVADMIAGCTETDWLDVIVGLDAQRTIVAIASVRVMGNLDGVATAIVNAFVHPHWRGRGIGRSLLYWQDARARQMLVEHFGADSDAPAYIANGVDSHMTDRRRLYIAAGYYACRTFQLMYRELEGSEQLPSPRDGYTIVPWGSVPTEQVKALHMDVFTAHFWPHFREQWWNEAMDELVPSWSCLALSPSGELAGYLTVGRPDLRWVLEGRKEAYATLLGVNPDHRGHGLAGLLLRTAIVAASRAGMTRFGLDVDTHNASHAHEIYEHYGFVDERAEVVYAIEH, from the coding sequence ATGACTGGTTTGGCTGATCGAGTCTGTCCACCTGCACAGGCTTCTTACCCGGGTCCTCACTTGGGACTTCGATGGCGTTCGATTCTTCCTCAGGACGGTCCCGCCGTGTACCGACTGATCCTCGAAATCGAAGACCATGACCATGCCATCCACCGCACGTCGCTTCGCGACGTTGCGGATATGATCGCCGGCTGCACGGAAACCGACTGGCTGGACGTCATCGTCGGATTGGATGCGCAGCGCACGATTGTTGCCATTGCATCTGTTCGCGTCATGGGTAACCTCGACGGCGTGGCCACAGCCATCGTCAACGCGTTCGTTCATCCGCATTGGCGAGGGCGAGGCATCGGCCGCTCACTGTTGTACTGGCAGGACGCACGTGCCCGCCAGATGCTGGTCGAACACTTCGGGGCCGATTCGGATGCGCCCGCCTACATCGCCAACGGTGTCGATTCGCATATGACGGATCGCCGTAGGCTCTACATCGCCGCAGGCTATTACGCCTGCCGCACATTCCAGCTTATGTACCGCGAGCTTGAAGGCTCCGAGCAGCTGCCCAGCCCGCGCGACGGCTACACGATTGTTCCGTGGGGCTCGGTGCCGACCGAACAGGTCAAGGCGCTCCACATGGATGTCTTTACCGCTCACTTCTGGCCGCATTTTCGCGAGCAGTGGTGGAACGAGGCAATGGATGAACTGGTTCCGTCATGGTCATGCCTGGCGCTTTCCCCTTCCGGTGAACTTGCAGGCTATCTGACTGTTGGCAGGCCTGATCTGAGATGGGTCCTGGAGGGACGCAAGGAAGCGTATGCGACACTGTTAGGGGTCAACCCGGACCACCGCGGGCACGGTTTGGCGGGCTTGCTGCTGCGCACCGCGATCGTGGCGGCGTCCCGCGCGGGGATGACGCGTTTCGGTCTGGATGTGGACACACACAACGCGTCACATGCTCACGAGATCTACGAGCATTACGGGTTCGTGGACGAGCGAGCGGAAGTTGTGTATGCGATTGAGCACTAG
- a CDS encoding GNAT family N-acetyltransferase, producing MVERDSDIVTWRALTPDHAVALADLIACIERVDDPPYRTSLDEIVELLSNMSKWRGVIGELNETGTYVAFSIITTRFVGVPECVCQGGVHPDFRRRGIGRSLIEWQTRTSTEILRVLAERKELPDDEPVGVRAPHIETGMVTPDSDAIGRIVTHVDMGHEELEEHLRELDYHWSNTYFELRADLESVPQMPELNAYLQVAPWDDMWEDPVRRAANRLADQEWGRPPQSMEQWLMGRTAFAPQWSFVALDRSGDRPQVAGFLLASRYEQDWAALGWSEGYIDQMGVLEKWRNAGVVEALIIASMRAQKDDDMDKTGAGLGSANHSGALAVYDGLGFHVVGESRLYALDV from the coding sequence GTGGTTGAGCGCGACTCGGACATCGTGACATGGAGAGCTCTCACGCCTGATCATGCTGTCGCACTGGCCGATCTGATTGCATGCATTGAGCGTGTGGACGATCCTCCATACCGCACAAGCCTCGACGAAATTGTCGAGTTGCTGTCCAACATGTCCAAGTGGCGTGGCGTCATTGGCGAGCTTAATGAGACAGGCACGTATGTCGCATTCTCGATTATCACCACGCGTTTCGTGGGTGTGCCTGAGTGCGTGTGCCAGGGCGGCGTTCACCCGGATTTTCGCCGCCGAGGCATTGGCCGCTCGCTCATCGAATGGCAAACCCGCACCTCGACCGAGATACTCCGTGTCCTCGCGGAGCGCAAGGAATTACCGGACGATGAGCCCGTGGGAGTTCGTGCTCCGCACATCGAAACCGGCATGGTCACGCCTGACAGTGATGCCATCGGCCGTATCGTGACGCACGTGGATATGGGGCACGAGGAACTCGAGGAACACCTGCGTGAACTCGACTACCACTGGTCGAACACGTATTTTGAACTGCGCGCAGATTTGGAATCAGTGCCGCAGATGCCGGAGTTGAACGCCTACCTGCAGGTCGCCCCGTGGGATGACATGTGGGAGGACCCGGTTCGCCGTGCCGCTAACCGTCTGGCTGACCAGGAATGGGGGAGGCCCCCTCAGTCAATGGAGCAGTGGCTGATGGGGCGCACCGCGTTCGCGCCGCAGTGGTCGTTTGTTGCCCTTGACCGTTCAGGTGACCGCCCGCAGGTGGCGGGTTTCCTGTTGGCCTCGCGCTACGAACAGGACTGGGCGGCACTGGGATGGTCAGAAGGGTACATCGACCAGATGGGCGTGCTCGAAAAGTGGCGTAATGCCGGCGTTGTCGAGGCGTTGATCATTGCCTCCATGCGTGCGCAAAAAGACGACGACATGGATAAGACGGGAGCCGGACTGGGATCGGCTAATCACTCAGGAGCACTGGCCGTCTACGACGGGCTTGGTTTTCACGTGGTGGGCGAATCTCGGCTGTACGCCCTGGACGTCTAA
- a CDS encoding DNA gyrase/topoisomerase IV subunit A — translation MRRTTTPRLEDFEESISEIDVSEEMRGSFLEYAYSVIYARALPDARDGLKPVQRRILYQMEQMGLRPDKGHVKSQRVVGEVMGKLHPHGDSAIYDALVRLAQSFNLRVPLVDGHGNFGSLDDGPAAPRYTEARLAPAALDLTAGLDEDTVDFVPNYDNQFMQPDVLPAGFPQLLVNGSSGIAVGMATNIAPHNLGEAIAACIYLLDNPDATVDDLMRYVPGPDLPEGGVIVGLDGIREAYETGRGSFKTRAKVSIERVTARKRGLVITELPYMVGPERVMEKIKDSVSSGKLKGISAVQNLTDRHHGLRLVVEIKNGFNPEAVLMQLYKRTPLEESFAVNAVALVHGQPQTMSLKAMLQVFIDHRIEVTTRRSRFRVGKWQERLHLVEGLLIAIADIDDVIAIIRSSDDVDSARQRLMMAFDLSEAQANYILELRLRRLTKFSRIELEAERDDLRAKIAELEEVLGSDELLRDMVKSDLQEVSARLSTPRRTLLLASAGEGDTVLAASAPQSGSSSAPALEIPDEPCVVVLTATGGLARVEGGDVLERGARASFDGWKMQIPTTTRSQVAVVMSDGVAHRIDVVDLPGLPRFDTGLSFAAATPAGLLVHSEETPVGLIDPNGDTIMAMGTAHGVVKRLRPDVLQRDSWEVISLDEGDHLVGFDMCDDSDEIAFVTSDAHLLRIDASKVRPQGRTGGGVAGIKLAADAEVIGLWVVADPSEACVVTVAGAEGALPGTGQTTVKVSPFEVFPMKGRGTQGVRAHRFLRGEARLDTAWVGPRPPRAASANGQPTDLPELDERRDGSGQPIKHAIATIG, via the coding sequence ATGCGACGCACGACCACGCCTCGTTTGGAGGACTTTGAAGAATCCATCTCTGAGATTGATGTCTCCGAAGAAATGCGGGGGTCGTTCCTCGAATACGCGTACTCGGTGATCTATGCGCGCGCACTGCCTGATGCCCGTGACGGACTCAAGCCCGTCCAGCGACGCATTCTGTACCAGATGGAACAGATGGGACTGCGGCCCGACAAGGGCCATGTCAAGTCTCAGCGCGTCGTGGGTGAAGTGATGGGTAAGCTCCACCCGCACGGAGATTCCGCTATCTACGACGCGCTGGTGCGTCTGGCGCAGTCGTTCAACCTGCGGGTTCCCCTCGTCGATGGTCACGGTAACTTCGGTTCACTCGATGACGGGCCGGCAGCCCCTCGATACACCGAAGCACGCCTGGCTCCCGCCGCGCTGGATCTGACGGCAGGCCTGGACGAGGACACCGTTGACTTCGTTCCCAACTATGACAACCAGTTCATGCAGCCGGACGTATTGCCCGCCGGTTTCCCACAGCTGCTTGTCAACGGCTCATCCGGCATTGCCGTCGGCATGGCGACCAACATTGCACCGCACAATCTGGGTGAAGCTATTGCCGCGTGCATCTACCTGCTCGACAATCCGGATGCCACCGTCGATGACCTGATGCGCTACGTGCCCGGACCGGACTTGCCTGAAGGCGGCGTCATCGTAGGGTTGGACGGAATCCGCGAAGCCTACGAGACCGGTCGCGGATCTTTTAAGACCCGCGCGAAAGTGTCGATTGAACGTGTCACTGCCCGCAAGCGCGGACTGGTGATCACGGAGCTGCCCTACATGGTCGGCCCTGAACGCGTCATGGAGAAAATCAAGGACAGCGTTTCCTCTGGCAAACTCAAGGGAATTTCCGCAGTTCAAAACCTCACGGATCGTCACCACGGCTTGCGTCTGGTCGTTGAAATCAAAAATGGTTTCAACCCCGAGGCCGTCCTCATGCAACTGTACAAGCGCACGCCCCTGGAAGAATCGTTCGCTGTCAACGCCGTCGCACTGGTTCACGGGCAGCCGCAGACAATGTCGCTCAAGGCAATGCTGCAGGTCTTTATCGACCATCGCATCGAGGTCACCACGCGTCGCAGCCGCTTCCGCGTGGGCAAATGGCAAGAGCGCCTGCACCTAGTTGAAGGCCTGCTGATCGCGATCGCCGATATTGATGACGTTATCGCCATTATCCGTTCATCCGACGACGTCGACTCAGCGCGCCAGCGCCTCATGATGGCCTTTGATCTGAGTGAAGCGCAGGCCAATTACATTCTGGAATTGCGCCTGCGACGCCTGACGAAATTCTCGCGCATCGAACTGGAAGCTGAGCGGGATGACTTGCGCGCGAAAATCGCTGAACTCGAAGAAGTCCTCGGCTCCGATGAGCTGCTGCGCGACATGGTCAAATCAGATCTGCAGGAAGTATCCGCACGCCTGAGCACTCCTCGGCGCACATTACTGCTCGCATCGGCCGGCGAGGGCGACACCGTTTTGGCCGCATCTGCTCCGCAGAGTGGATCATCATCTGCCCCTGCTCTTGAGATACCGGACGAGCCGTGCGTGGTGGTTCTGACGGCAACTGGCGGACTGGCCCGCGTGGAGGGCGGTGACGTGCTCGAACGTGGGGCACGTGCCAGTTTCGATGGCTGGAAAATGCAGATCCCGACGACCACCCGCTCACAGGTGGCCGTGGTGATGAGCGATGGTGTTGCGCACCGCATCGATGTCGTGGACTTGCCCGGACTGCCGCGCTTTGACACCGGCTTGTCCTTCGCTGCGGCAACACCTGCCGGACTGCTTGTGCACTCTGAGGAAACGCCCGTTGGGTTGATCGATCCTAACGGTGACACAATCATGGCGATGGGCACGGCGCACGGCGTGGTCAAGCGTCTGCGCCCTGACGTGCTGCAACGCGATTCGTGGGAGGTTATTTCGCTGGACGAGGGCGACCACCTGGTGGGCTTCGATATGTGCGACGACTCAGACGAAATCGCATTCGTCACCTCAGATGCTCACTTGCTGCGCATCGATGCGTCGAAGGTACGTCCGCAGGGACGAACCGGCGGTGGTGTTGCTGGCATCAAGCTGGCAGCAGATGCCGAGGTGATCGGCTTATGGGTCGTTGCTGATCCGAGCGAAGCGTGCGTGGTCACGGTTGCGGGAGCTGAAGGCGCACTGCCCGGCACCGGTCAGACAACCGTCAAGGTCAGCCCCTTTGAGGTCTTCCCGATGAAGGGCCGCGGCACGCAAGGCGTTCGCGCGCACCGTTTCCTACGTGGAGAAGCACGCCTGGACACTGCATGGGTCGGGCCTCGCCCACCTCGGGCAGCTTCAGCGAACGGTCAGCCCACGGACCTGCCCGAACTTGATGAGCGTCGCGACGGCTCCGGCCAGCCCATCAAGCACGCGATCGCAACAATCGGTTAG
- a CDS encoding DUF5998 family protein, whose product MDTHASIRQHGFYPSLVIRALDRVLGDEKPLAMVSQLEAAFDRSSMFRHLTVAVLTPTTLIQIHVDELDRGGAMTNTIITPTTRIHGASLTEVVTDAIHDGGSQLSELTMAINCGSQRRGEVELNQCDDPQCTADHGFTVHTFPEDFSMRFSAAADGEAALANAERFVDATLQVIKGNHAH is encoded by the coding sequence ATGGACACACACGCTTCAATCCGGCAGCACGGCTTCTATCCGTCCCTCGTGATACGCGCCTTGGATCGCGTTCTCGGCGACGAAAAACCGCTGGCTATGGTGTCTCAGCTGGAGGCGGCGTTTGACCGTTCCAGCATGTTCCGCCACCTCACGGTTGCCGTTCTGACACCGACCACGTTGATCCAGATCCACGTTGACGAACTGGACCGGGGTGGCGCCATGACGAACACGATCATCACCCCGACCACTCGCATCCACGGAGCTTCACTCACTGAGGTTGTAACCGACGCGATCCATGATGGCGGCAGTCAGCTGAGCGAGCTGACCATGGCGATCAACTGCGGCAGCCAGCGTCGCGGTGAAGTGGAGCTCAACCAGTGCGATGACCCGCAGTGCACCGCTGACCACGGCTTCACCGTCCACACCTTCCCGGAGGATTTCTCGATGCGTTTTTCGGCCGCCGCTGATGGCGAGGCCGCCCTCGCCAATGCTGAACGATTCGTCGACGCGACACTCCAGGTCATCAAGGGGAATCATGCGCATTAA
- a CDS encoding alkaline phosphatase family protein → MRINEGDPHLPGPSDLRITDVLGRWIDGVGRSYEQMVVILADGLGAVPLADHFGHASVLRGYRDEIEQAFTTVPSTTAAAITSFATGALPGATRMVGYSVAYRGRAMNLLAFENGPDPTVWQEVPTHFERLADRSVSSAVISPPSFAGSGLTLAALRGARHVGAVSMQERIDAAMCELQAGTHIVYFYWSDIDHEGHRHGVNSEQWRRALEEFDAGIGHLLTRISHMRSADRIAVMLTADHGMVDVHPDDLIDVAHTPELREGVELIAGETRSVHLHAQPGRAAEVLARWEEYLGERAWIVPADALPGVIGEGPGVQVVGDAMVMSRGGYGIVDSRVQSEGAMALIGVHGSMTEAEMMVPVVRLA, encoded by the coding sequence ATGCGCATTAACGAGGGCGACCCGCACCTGCCTGGTCCGAGCGATCTGCGCATCACTGACGTCTTGGGCCGGTGGATCGACGGTGTGGGACGGTCGTATGAGCAGATGGTGGTGATCCTGGCTGATGGTCTGGGGGCGGTGCCGCTGGCGGATCACTTCGGCCATGCGAGCGTGCTGCGCGGATACCGCGATGAGATCGAGCAGGCTTTCACCACTGTTCCCTCGACAACAGCCGCAGCGATCACCTCATTCGCGACGGGAGCGCTCCCTGGCGCCACGCGTATGGTGGGATACTCGGTGGCGTATCGGGGCAGGGCAATGAATCTGCTGGCCTTCGAGAACGGACCGGATCCGACAGTCTGGCAGGAAGTACCCACCCATTTCGAGCGCCTGGCAGATCGCTCAGTGTCCTCAGCTGTGATTTCACCTCCGAGCTTTGCCGGCTCAGGTTTGACTCTGGCCGCGTTGCGCGGGGCGCGTCATGTGGGCGCGGTATCGATGCAGGAGCGCATTGACGCTGCAATGTGCGAACTGCAGGCAGGCACCCACATCGTCTATTTCTACTGGTCAGATATCGACCACGAGGGCCACAGGCATGGCGTCAATTCCGAGCAGTGGCGCCGCGCGCTTGAAGAGTTCGATGCGGGTATCGGGCATCTGCTGACGCGCATTTCTCATATGCGTTCGGCCGATCGAATCGCCGTGATGCTCACCGCTGATCACGGAATGGTGGATGTGCACCCCGATGATCTGATCGACGTGGCGCACACGCCTGAATTGCGCGAGGGGGTCGAGCTGATCGCGGGTGAAACACGCTCGGTTCACCTGCACGCGCAGCCGGGTCGAGCCGCGGAAGTCCTCGCCCGGTGGGAGGAGTATCTGGGTGAGCGTGCCTGGATCGTGCCGGCGGACGCGTTACCAGGCGTGATAGGTGAGGGGCCAGGCGTGCAGGTTGTCGGTGATGCGATGGTGATGTCGCGCGGCGGGTACGGCATCGTGGATTCTCGTGTGCAAAGTGAGGGCGCAATGGCGCTGATCGGGGTGCATGGGTCAATGACCGAGGCTGAAATGATGGTGCCGGTCGTGCGGCTCGCTTAG
- the sepH gene encoding septation protein SepH, translating to MIDLELLGVGSDNESLIFTDADGERYRVAVTDELRASVRRGRPRVEPIQSRALRPRDIQALLRSGMSASEIATEYDTDIALIERFEAPIDAEKAWAIQRARESHVGGEKDSPLMGDLVVDRLAARGVDPESIIWSARREQDGPWEVFVTFIQGAAEHAAHWRMDHSESSAEAIDQEARWLTENATPSSPVSAVFTPLHPEDDSEPAPTPVNDELLDQLNAQRGKRQEIVIDGEGDDTEDPDERVQRDSLSARIYSLAHSRTHTTEPEPMETGVIDPHDDDIVTETPEEEAPSTAPGTSRDLWSSVMATPTAEQPDEPETSALPGMEDLEPKAEAPKKNTRRRSVPSWDEIVFGSKS from the coding sequence ATGATCGATCTTGAGCTGCTCGGTGTCGGCAGTGACAATGAATCGCTGATTTTCACCGACGCAGACGGTGAACGTTACCGCGTGGCAGTCACTGACGAATTGCGCGCGTCAGTTCGCCGTGGACGTCCCCGAGTTGAACCCATCCAATCCAGGGCTCTGCGTCCGCGTGACATTCAGGCACTCCTGCGCTCAGGCATGTCAGCATCAGAAATCGCCACTGAATACGATACGGATATCGCGCTGATTGAGCGTTTCGAAGCACCGATCGACGCAGAAAAAGCGTGGGCCATTCAGCGTGCACGCGAATCGCATGTGGGTGGCGAAAAGGATTCACCTCTGATGGGTGACCTCGTTGTCGACCGCTTGGCGGCTCGCGGAGTGGATCCCGAATCAATCATCTGGTCAGCCAGGCGTGAGCAGGACGGCCCGTGGGAAGTCTTCGTGACGTTCATTCAGGGCGCAGCCGAACACGCCGCACATTGGCGCATGGATCATTCCGAATCCAGCGCGGAAGCAATCGATCAGGAAGCCCGGTGGCTCACCGAGAACGCCACTCCATCTTCCCCTGTCTCTGCTGTCTTCACTCCCCTGCATCCCGAAGATGACAGCGAGCCGGCTCCCACGCCGGTCAATGACGAGCTGCTCGACCAGCTCAACGCTCAGCGCGGCAAGCGTCAGGAAATTGTGATCGACGGTGAAGGTGACGACACTGAGGATCCAGATGAGCGCGTCCAGCGCGATTCACTGTCAGCGCGCATTTACTCCCTGGCTCACTCACGCACGCACACGACAGAACCCGAACCGATGGAGACCGGAGTGATCGACCCCCACGATGATGACATCGTGACCGAAACACCCGAAGAAGAGGCACCCTCGACGGCGCCGGGGACCTCCCGGGATCTGTGGAGTTCCGTGATGGCAACGCCCACCGCCGAACAGCCCGACGAGCCGGAAACCTCGGCGCTTCCCGGCATGGAAGACCTTGAGCCAAAGGCTGAAGCACCAAAGAAAAACACGCGTCGCCGCTCGGTACCCAGTTGGGATGAGATCGTTTTCGGCTCGAAATCCTAA
- a CDS encoding DUF4193 domain-containing protein, whose translation MATDYDAPRKNDDDVAEDSIEELKARRKDAGSNEVDEDENEAAENFELPGADLSKEELTVHVVPRQDDEFTCTSCFLVHHASQLAYVDDNGQPVCTECAG comes from the coding sequence GTGGCAACTGACTACGATGCCCCACGTAAAAACGACGACGATGTGGCGGAAGATTCCATCGAAGAATTGAAGGCTCGCCGCAAGGACGCCGGTTCGAATGAGGTAGACGAGGACGAAAACGAGGCGGCGGAGAATTTTGAGCTGCCGGGCGCCGACCTGTCGAAAGAAGAACTGACTGTGCATGTGGTTCCTCGCCAGGATGATGAGTTCACGTGTACGAGCTGCTTCCTGGTCCATCACGCATCGCAGCTGGCTTATGTTGATGACAACGGTCAGCCTGTGTGCACGGAGTGTGCTGGGTAG
- a CDS encoding DUF3710 domain-containing protein, with the protein MGWLKRRRRDDEEQVEQHAHDESQDKRQAGDDAEIWDEPGPRTAEDVDVSQGYVDLGALKIPAIKGMQLRTQLADDKRTVLRVLIVLGNSGLQISIAAAPRSGGVWDEVREEIRESLTSNGASVEDAETRYGAELLADMPVTLPDGSKATSRMRIIGREGPRWFARIDVLGPAAQSSEAGEGIEKVIDRLVVERDDRPRARLDLLPMHVPDNAVQAPIVPQ; encoded by the coding sequence ATGGGCTGGTTGAAACGTCGACGTCGCGATGATGAAGAGCAGGTCGAACAGCACGCACACGACGAGTCACAGGACAAGCGGCAGGCCGGTGATGACGCGGAGATCTGGGATGAGCCAGGTCCGCGCACTGCCGAGGACGTGGACGTCTCCCAAGGGTATGTCGACCTGGGTGCGCTGAAGATTCCGGCGATCAAGGGCATGCAGCTGCGCACGCAGCTGGCTGACGACAAGCGCACCGTGTTGCGCGTGTTGATCGTGCTGGGCAATTCGGGCCTGCAGATTTCAATCGCCGCCGCTCCGCGTTCCGGTGGAGTGTGGGACGAGGTGCGCGAAGAGATTCGTGAATCGCTGACATCCAACGGCGCCAGCGTGGAGGACGCTGAGACGCGCTATGGCGCCGAGCTGCTGGCTGACATGCCGGTGACCTTGCCGGATGGTTCAAAAGCGACGTCACGGATGCGCATCATTGGCCGTGAGGGTCCGCGCTGGTTTGCGCGCATTGATGTGTTGGGGCCTGCAGCTCAGTCAAGCGAAGCGGGCGAAGGAATTGAGAAGGTGATTGATCGCCTCGTGGTTGAGCGTGATGACCGTCCCCGCGCGCGCCTTGACCTGCTGCCGATGCATGTTCCTGACAATGCCGTTCAAGCGCCGATTGTGCCGCAATGA
- a CDS encoding DNA-binding protein has translation MSDPSEVFPKRSWWHRLSDAWHFSTPEATEADDEQRSQRSRGTVPIKDVRPREKVVISGVLRSVTLYPQEGPDQLDATLFDGTGSIVIRWLGRCEIPGLRVGHHVEIEGTVGVDHGIYVISDPLYRLLAGEHS, from the coding sequence ATGAGTGACCCGAGCGAGGTTTTCCCGAAGCGCTCGTGGTGGCATAGATTGAGCGACGCGTGGCATTTTTCGACCCCTGAAGCGACTGAGGCCGATGATGAGCAGCGCTCTCAGCGTTCGCGAGGCACTGTGCCGATCAAGGACGTGCGTCCGCGTGAAAAGGTGGTTATTTCGGGTGTTCTGAGATCGGTGACGCTGTATCCGCAGGAGGGTCCTGATCAGCTCGATGCGACGTTGTTCGACGGGACCGGTTCAATCGTGATCAGGTGGCTGGGTCGGTGTGAGATCCCTGGCCTGCGCGTGGGGCACCACGTGGAAATCGAAGGAACTGTAGGTGTTGATCACGGAATCTACGTGATTTCTGACCCGCTGTACCGCCTGCTGGCTGGAGAACATTCGTGA